In one Solanum lycopersicum chromosome 11, SLM_r2.1 genomic region, the following are encoded:
- the LOC101245608 gene encoding uncharacterized protein isoform X3 has product MELASKVGDAVSKALNSNKVLNVVLMSAFGLLCMRSVQQQKNMEVLEAEKDSLLKSNKAMKKDMWDWKQQLFAEAELPNPLIPLSKIKAIYGDVQTTTSTSGGDAHNGDGKSPAGVFVI; this is encoded by the exons ATGGAGTTGGCAAGCAAAGTCGGAGACGCAGTAAGCAAAGCGCTGAACAGCAACAAAGTGTTGAATGTAGTGTTAATGAGTGCATTTGGATTGCTATGTATGAGATCAGTGCAGCAACAGAAGAATATGGAAGTTCTTGAAGCAGAAAAGGACTCTTTGCTCAAATCTAATAAAGCTATGAAGAAGGATATGTGGGATTGGAAGCAGCAGCTTTTTGCTGAAGCTGAGTTACCCAATCCACTTATTCCACTCTCTAAGATTAAAGCCATTTATGGAGACGTTCAAACCACCACATCGACTTCTG GTGGAGATGCTCATAACGGAGATGGAAAATCACCTGCAGGAGTATTTGTTATCTGA
- the LOC101245608 gene encoding uncharacterized protein isoform X1, translating into MELASKVGDAVSKALNSNKVLNVVLMSAFGLLCMRSVQQQKNMEVLEAEKDSLLKSNKAMKKDMWDWKQQLFAEAELPNPLIPLSKIKAIYGDVQTTTSTSGNIIHKHSSACARAHTLYKYYGGKLLLTLLIIKNIQVEMLITEMENHLQEYLLSESHCCSLFMTKQVVFWQNNKRPLRSVKYHASVSRMGSLGKWCNSEFSLGT; encoded by the exons ATGGAGTTGGCAAGCAAAGTCGGAGACGCAGTAAGCAAAGCGCTGAACAGCAACAAAGTGTTGAATGTAGTGTTAATGAGTGCATTTGGATTGCTATGTATGAGATCAGTGCAGCAACAGAAGAATATGGAAGTTCTTGAAGCAGAAAAGGACTCTTTGCTCAAATCTAATAAAGCTATGAAGAAGGATATGTGGGATTGGAAGCAGCAGCTTTTTGCTGAAGCTGAGTTACCCAATCCACTTATTCCACTCTCTAAGATTAAAGCCATTTATGGAGACGTTCAAACCACCACATCGACTTCTG GCAATATAATCCACAAACACTCATCTGCatgcgcgcgcgcacacacttTGTATAAGTATTATGGAGGGAAGTTGCTACTTACATTGCTTATCATCAAAAACATACAGGTGGAGATGCTCATAACGGAGATGGAAAATCACCTGCAGGAGTATTTGTTATCTGAAAGCCATTGTTGTAGCTTGTTCATGACGAAGCAAGTTGTTTTCTGGCAAAATAACAAGCGGCCACTCAGATCTGTGAAATATCATGCTTCAGTTAGTAGAATGGGAAGCTTGGGAAAGTGGTGTAATTCTGAGTTTTCTCTTGGAACTTAG
- the LOC101245608 gene encoding uncharacterized protein isoform X2, whose amino-acid sequence MELASKVGDAVSKALNSNKVLNVVLMSAFGLLCMRSVQQQKNMEVLEAEKDSLLKSNKAMKKDMWDWKQQLFAEAELPNPLIPLSKIKAIYGDVQTTTSTSALSMSFLIIVHHMPLLVFLCIY is encoded by the exons ATGGAGTTGGCAAGCAAAGTCGGAGACGCAGTAAGCAAAGCGCTGAACAGCAACAAAGTGTTGAATGTAGTGTTAATGAGTGCATTTGGATTGCTATGTATGAGATCAGTGCAGCAACAGAAGAATATGGAAGTTCTTGAAGCAGAAAAGGACTCTTTGCTCAAATCTAATAAAGCTATGAAGAAGGATATGTGGGATTGGAAGCAGCAGCTTTTTGCTGAAGCTGAGTTACCCAATCCACTTATTCCACTCTCTAAGATTAAAGCCATTTATGGAGACGTTCAAACCACCACATCGACTTCTG CATTATCCATGTCCTTCCTTATCATCGTTCATCATATGCCACTTTTGGTGTTCCTTTGCATTTATTGA
- the LOC101245314 gene encoding GDP-mannose transporter GONST5 — protein MEENVLCQWSVVRSIFAILQWWGFNVAVIIMNKWIFQKLVFKFPLTVSCVHFICSAIGAYLVIKVLKLKPLIVVEPTDQWRRIFPMSFVFCINIVLGNVSLRYIPVSFMQTVKSFTPATTVILQWLVWRKSFEWRIWTSLIPIVGGILLTSITELSFNTLGFCAALFGCLATSTKTILAESLLHGYKFDSINTVYYMAPYATMILALPSLLFEGAGVVEWLYTFPSVVPSMLLIFLSGVLAFCLNFSIFYVIHSTTAVTFNVAGNLKVAVAVTFSWMIFQNPISAMNALGCGVTLVGCTFYGYVRHILSQHARESPRTPENKMESVPLIHEKEQDQR, from the exons ATGGAGGAGAATGTATTGTGCCAATGGAGTGTTGTTAGATCCATTTTTGCTATTCTTCAATGGTGGGGTTTCAATGTTGCTGTTATTATCATGAACAAATGGATCTTTCAG AAATTGGTGTTTAAATTTCCTTTGACAGTATCTTGCGTGCACTTCATATGCTCAGCTATTGGTGCATACCTGGTAAttaaagtgctgaaacttaaaCCACTCATCGTGGTCGAACCCACAGATCAGTGGAGAAGAATTTTTCCGATGTCATTTGTGTTTTGTATCAACATAGTCTTGGGGAATGTAAGTTTGCGATATATTCCTGTCTCTTTTATGCAGACCGTAAAGTCATTTACTCCTGCTACAACAG TGATTTTGCAGTGGCTAGTTTGGAGGAAGAGCTTTGAATGGAGGATCTGGACTTCCTTGATTCCCATTGTTGGAGGAATTCTTCTTACTTCTATTACTGAGCTCAGTTTCAACACTTTAGGATTTTGCGCTGCTTTGTTTGGTTGCCTTGCTACTTCTACAAAAACTATTCTAGCAGAGTCGTTGTTGCATGGGTACAAATTTGACAG TATAAACACAGTATACTACATGGCTCCCTATGCAACTATGATACTGGCTCTGCCGTCTTTACTCTTTGAAGGAGCTGGGGTTGTAGAATGGTTATACACTTTCCCTTCAGTCGTTCCATCCATGCTTCTTATTTTTCTCTCCGGAGTGCTAGCTTTCTGCCTTAACTTCTCTATCTTCTATGTTATCCACTCCACGACTGCTGTCACTTTCAATGTTGCTGGAAACCTTAAG GTTGCCGTGGCTGTTACATTTTCATGGATGATATTCCAAAATCCGATCTCAGCTATGAATGCCCTGGGATGTGGAGTGACGCTTGTTGGGTGTACATTTTATGGTTATGTGAGGCACATCCTATCACAACATGCTCGAGAGTCTCCTCGTACGCCAGAGAACAAGATGGAATCTGTTCCTCTAATACATGAGAAAGAACAAGACCAAAGATAA